GTCTGACTATTTTCAGTAAAAATTCGGATATGTGGTTTTATTGTCTTCATTTCTTAAATGCCTTACAACGTTTGGCGGTATGGGCAACAAGCGCTTGCGGGCTTCTGTTCTCTCAGCCTGCACTGCGGCTGCTGCGGCGTTGTAAGCTACCGCCTACCACTTCACCCGCTTGTTGACTATACCGTGTGTTGGGCGCTGGCATTTATTATTCTTGGGCTGGTTCTGTCCCCCATCCATCAAATTCACAATCAAATTCGTATCCTAAATCGCACATCTGCTTTGTCCAATCAATAATAACTGAATCAGCGATCGCCATTTTATTAGTCCAGCCAGTAATCACAAAGAGTTTTTTGTCTCCAGATGATTTACCATATTTTACAGTATAATTCATTTTTTGAAACTCGACAGCAAGATTTCTAGCCTTATCTATGTTGTTTGTATAAAAAAAGTACTCAAGTTTAAGTTTTTCACTCTCAGTTACACCATATTCTCTCAATTGC
This DNA window, taken from Alistipes sp. ZOR0009, encodes the following:
- a CDS encoding ribonuclease E inhibitor RraB produces the protein MKLFVLFSTKQNPDNKFVSETSYRKNKDNQVNMTPQTIKQLREYGVTESEKLKLEYFFYTNNIDKARNLAVEFQKMNYTVKYGKSSGDKKLFVITGWTNKMAIADSVIIDWTKQMCDLGYEFDCEFDGWGTEPAQE